A window of Candidatus Aquicultor sp. contains these coding sequences:
- a CDS encoding flagellar basal body-associated FliL family protein, with translation MAESENTKVNEEQAPQQPQEGVEKQKLGFFKFKIPLLIVLVVILAISTALVITKVTQSSAATKQEETKAAEKKAGTFITLDSFTVNLTGGANYLQIAIAFEIEAGKKELETEITDRKPQINDTIITIIGSKSIEDISGQQGREKLKVEIKKAVDSLLSYGKIERVYFTTFIMQ, from the coding sequence ATGGCAGAATCAGAAAATACTAAGGTAAACGAAGAACAAGCTCCTCAACAGCCGCAAGAGGGCGTAGAGAAACAGAAACTCGGTTTCTTCAAATTCAAGATACCGCTGCTTATTGTGCTCGTTGTTATACTTGCGATAAGCACGGCCCTCGTAATCACCAAGGTTACGCAGAGCAGTGCCGCAACAAAACAAGAGGAAACCAAAGCGGCAGAAAAGAAAGCCGGGACGTTTATTACGCTTGACTCCTTTACCGTTAATCTTACAGGCGGAGCCAACTACCTGCAGATTGCGATCGCTTTTGAGATCGAAGCCGGAAAGAAAGAACTCGAGACCGAAATCACGGATAGGAAACCTCAAATCAACGATACGATCATAACAATCATCGGTTCTAAGTCGATTGAGGACATATCCGGGCAGCAAGGACGAGAAAAGCTTAAGGTTGAGATTAAAAAGGCGGTAGATTCTCTACTTAGCTATGGTAAAATTGAACGTGTCTACTTTACAACGTTCATTATGCAGTAA
- a CDS encoding flagellar hook protein FlgE → MMRSMFSAVSGLRNHQTRMDVIGNNIANVNTVGFKGSRVTFQDQVYELMRSASAPSNGLGGSNPQEAGLGMMVRSVDTLMTQGSLETTGKSSDVAIQGEGFFALDTGQGKVYTRVGAFDVNLQKDLVDPATGYYVMGWLNNNNPAKPDTIDASMTPTHISIPMGQLMLAKSTTNVAFTGNLDASSAVGTTASATAQIFDSQGKACPLSFLFTKTAANTWTYAITPVAPAAVVSGGAGTLHFNVDGSFDTTALSTVPALTINPGSGASNIVVPAPIYTQANPGGMDFTKAIQFASGSTSGAKSDIKAQYQDGFPMGALENFSISVDGTVTGTFTNGMNKQLGRIALAVFANPAGLMHTGGTMFRQSNNSGEIHYSAPTTAATGSLVSGALEMANVDLSREFTSMIITQRGFQANSRIITTSDEMLQELVNLKR, encoded by the coding sequence ATGATGCGCTCAATGTTTAGTGCCGTCTCGGGTCTTCGAAATCACCAGACCCGGATGGACGTAATCGGCAATAATATTGCCAACGTAAACACCGTCGGCTTTAAAGGAAGCCGCGTCACGTTTCAAGATCAGGTCTACGAGTTAATGCGCTCCGCCAGCGCCCCGTCAAACGGTCTTGGCGGTTCAAACCCGCAAGAAGCCGGTCTCGGTATGATGGTCCGCTCGGTTGACACGCTTATGACCCAGGGGTCACTCGAGACTACCGGTAAATCGAGCGACGTCGCCATTCAGGGAGAGGGCTTTTTCGCCCTGGACACCGGGCAAGGCAAGGTATATACTCGTGTCGGCGCGTTTGATGTCAACCTGCAGAAAGACCTGGTGGACCCGGCAACCGGCTACTATGTCATGGGTTGGTTGAACAATAACAATCCGGCGAAGCCGGATACCATCGATGCCAGCATGACCCCGACGCACATTAGTATCCCGATGGGTCAGTTAATGCTCGCAAAATCGACGACGAACGTTGCCTTTACCGGCAACCTCGACGCAAGCTCGGCGGTTGGCACAACCGCAAGCGCAACCGCGCAGATTTTCGACTCGCAAGGTAAAGCATGCCCGCTTTCGTTTTTGTTCACGAAAACAGCGGCGAATACATGGACGTACGCAATAACCCCGGTCGCGCCGGCAGCAGTCGTATCCGGCGGTGCCGGCACACTTCACTTTAACGTCGACGGCTCGTTTGACACAACCGCATTATCAACCGTACCGGCGCTCACCATCAACCCGGGAAGCGGCGCGAGCAACATTGTTGTACCGGCGCCTATATACACGCAGGCAAACCCGGGTGGTATGGATTTCACTAAAGCAATCCAATTCGCATCGGGGAGTACGTCGGGGGCAAAATCCGACATCAAAGCCCAGTACCAGGACGGTTTCCCGATGGGCGCGCTCGAGAACTTCTCGATCAGTGTCGACGGCACTGTTACCGGCACGTTTACCAACGGTATGAACAAGCAACTCGGCCGTATCGCCCTCGCCGTCTTCGCCAACCCGGCCGGTTTGATGCATACCGGTGGCACGATGTTCAGGCAATCGAACAACTCCGGTGAGATTCATTACAGCGCGCCTACAACGGCTGCCACCGGATCGCTTGTATCCGGCGCGCTCGAGATGGCAAACGTCGATCTTTCGCGCGAATTTACCAGTATGATCATTACACAGCGCGGCTTCCAGGCGAATTCACGAATCATCACAACATCCGACGAAATGCTGCAGGAGCTTGTAAACCTTAAGCGATAA
- a CDS encoding flagellar FlbD family protein, translated as MVKLTRLDGSEFTINASLIEVVEAKPDTVVTLINNKRYMVKETPEEIAELISEFYRTSGGLRLVVYEDHCYHNEESA; from the coding sequence GTGGTAAAGCTTACTCGGCTAGATGGTAGCGAATTCACAATTAACGCAAGTTTAATCGAAGTTGTTGAGGCAAAGCCCGATACAGTGGTAACCCTCATAAACAACAAGCGCTATATGGTTAAAGAAACGCCCGAAGAGATTGCCGAGTTGATTAGCGAATTCTACCGGACTTCCGGGGGATTGCGGCTCGTGGTCTACGAGGATCATTGCTACCATAATGAGGAAAGCGCATAG
- a CDS encoding TIGR02530 family flagellar biosynthesis protein — MVDKIFVPPTPVQPVEKVRPGKTAQPTTKKPDGPLFKDVLVGQIEGVTFSAHAKARLDARNIKLTESQLDRINSGVEKAAKKGAKESLVLVDNVALVVSVKNKTVITAVDDKSIKENVFTNIDSAVVM, encoded by the coding sequence ATGGTAGATAAGATATTCGTGCCGCCGACGCCTGTGCAGCCGGTTGAGAAAGTAAGACCCGGAAAAACTGCGCAACCTACAACTAAAAAGCCGGACGGCCCATTATTTAAGGATGTCCTGGTGGGGCAAATCGAGGGCGTCACGTTCTCAGCCCATGCAAAGGCGCGTCTGGATGCACGAAATATCAAGCTAACCGAATCGCAGCTCGACCGGATTAACTCCGGCGTAGAGAAAGCGGCGAAGAAGGGTGCCAAAGAATCGCTCGTTCTCGTCGACAATGTGGCTCTTGTGGTGAGCGTAAAGAATAAAACCGTCATTACGGCTGTCGATGATAAAAGCATCAAAGAGAATGTTTTTACCAACATCGATAGCGCAGTAGTAATGTAA